CCGACCCGCCTTCTGCGCCTGAGTCTGAGTAGCTGCGAAGCTCAGTCCGAAGCGGCCGATACGACGCCGTCTTCGCTCAGCGTTCGGAGTGCTTCGTCGTCGATCCCCAGGACGTTCTGCAGTACCTCGGCGGTGTGCTGACCGAGACTGGGAAACCGCCGGATCGGACCTTCCTCGACCCGCGAGAGCTTCACCGGATTACCTGCGACCAGCATGGGTTTTTCCGCGTCGCTGCGCGGCACCTCGATCAACATATCGCGTTGAGCCACGTGTTCGTCATTCACGAGATCGGATGCGAGGTTGCTGGGGCCGGCTGCGATGCCGTGCTCGCATAACTCCTGGCAGGCTTCGAGTCGCGTCTTGTCTGCCGCCCAGGTTTCCACGGCAGGTCGGATGACTGAATCCGTGTTTTCCGCCCAGCCCTCCCGCGTTTCGAAGCGAGGATCTCCACACCACTCCGGATGGCCGACCAGCTGAGACAGGTACTCGAAGTGGTGTTCGCGGAAGATCGACATCACGAAGTAGCCATCCGTCGCCTTGAAGCCCGCGACGATTCCGATCGATCCCGAGGTGGCCCAGCCCGCCGGTGCGCCCATCGACCAGAGTTGCGGGACCATATCGCACATGGCGATCATCGAATCGAACATCGAAATGTCGACGTGCTGGCCGAGACCCGTGACTTCGCGATGCCGCAGGGCTGACAGAAGTCCGATCACACCGAACAAGGCGCTGGCGTTGTCGCCCAGCGCACCCGCCACCACGACCTGCGGGGGTTCGCCTTCCACTCGTTTGGGTTCGTAAAGACCGGCCATGGCCTCCGCGACCGGAGCATATGCGGGCCAGGTGCGATACGGCGAAGGTGTCAGGTGTCCGAAACCGGAGATCGACAGGTAGATCACACGCGGGTCGATTTTCTGGATCTCGTCGTACCCCAGACCCAGGCGTTCCATGCTGCCCGGCGTGAAGTTTTCGGCGACGACATCGAAGTGCGGGACCAGACGCTTGAACAGCGCCTGACCTTCCGGACGCTTTAGATCGATCCCGATGCTGCTCTTGTTGAGGTTGTTGCGCAGGTAGGTCGCGCCCACCTTGCGCCCATCGTCGTCGACCAACGATGGCATCGCTCCGCGACCAGACTCGCCCGTGACTGGGTGTTCGACCTTGACCACTTCCGCACCGAGATACGACATGAGTTGTGTGGCGTACGGCAATGCCTGCATTTGTTCTGCGGCGAGGATTCGAACACCGTCGAGCGGTTTGCCAGAGGTGGCGTTGTTCGGCCTGGGGTGTTTTTCCGCGCGCATGAGTCGACTCCGGGTATCGGGCCAGATTGCGATGCGTACTATACGTGGCGCTCGACAGGCTCCGAGAATACAGCCCGCGAAGCGCCCGAGATCTGTCAGGAGGCCGGGGCATTTCATCGAGCGACGGACTCGGCTGGCTCTATAAGTATTTGAAATAATTGATGAATATGGGGTCGATTTACTATACGCTACGTATCGTATACTATTGGCCGGCCGTGCCCACCACCCCGAAACTCGAAGGCATCACAGTGCTCGATCTTTCGAGTGTGGGGCCTGCATCGCGAGCGACCCGGTTGCTGGCCGACTACGGGGCGCGAGTCATCAAGCTCGGGCCGACGGCGCGCAAAGGCTCCGTGCAGGTTCGGCCTCCGTTTCACAGCTACGGTGCGGGCCGCGGTCTGCAACGCATGTCGCTCGACCTCAAGAGCCCCGGCGGCAAGAGTGCTTTTCTGCGTCTGGCCGAGAAAGCCGACGTGGTCGTCGAGAGTTACCGGCCGGGGGTCGTGAAGCGCCTGGGCATCGACTACGAAAGCGTGCGCGCGCTCAATCCCGGAATCGTTTACTGCTCGACCACCGGTTACGGGCAGGAAGGCCCGGCATCGACGTGGGCGGGACACGACATCAATTATCTGGCCATGTCCGGATACCTGGCGTGTACCGAGCCGCGTAGCGATGGCGGTCCGCCGATTCCCGGAGCGACCGTTGCCGATAGTGCCGGTGGTGGCATGCACGCAGTGATCGCGATACTGGCTGCGCTCGTGCGCCGGGGCATTGACGGGCAGGGCGACTATCTGGATGTCGCCGCGACCGATGGCGTGCTCTCGCTGATGTCGCTTTCGGTCGATCAGTTCCTGGCGACCGGTGAAGAAGCGGCGCCGCGACAGGTGCTGCTCACGGGTCGTTATGCGTTCTACGATCTGTACGAAGCCCGGGATGGTCGGTGGCTTTCGGTTGGTGCGATCGAGCCCCACTTCTATCGCAATCTGTGCAAGGCACTGTCTCTGGAACGTTACGCCGATCAGCAGATGAACGACGAGCTACAGGATGAGATCCGCGCAGCGTTTCGAGCCGCGTTTGCCCAGCGCGATCGCGACGAGTGGGTCGCCGAACTCGCGCCAGCCGATACCTGTGTCGCACCGGTGTACACGATTCCCGAAGTCACGCGGGATACCCATCTGCGCGAACGCGGATTGTTCATGCAGGCCGAACACTCCGAGCACGGTGTATTCGAGCAGATGGCACCGATGCTAGCGGGCACGCAACGCGCGTTGCCCAGGCATCGCGTGCGCGATCCGGAAAGCAGCGATGCTGACGCCCTTCTGGCGGAAGTCGGCCTGAGTCGCGAAGAAATCGAGTCACTGCGCGCAGACGGCGCAGTCGAGTAGAGGAGAGCCCGATGTCCGAAGAGATTCCCGCCGAGGTCGAGGCCTGGATCGGCCAGAAACGCTACGTGGAAGAAGCCGAGGTCGAAGTCGAACGCGGTTTCATCCAGACCAGTTGCGTCTCGGCCGAGTACGGCAACCCGCTCTTCTGGGACGAGAAGCAGGCCAAGGACATCACCGATGGTTGGATCGCACCCCCGACCATGATCTCGGTCTGGTGTCGACCGTTGCTCTGGACACCCGAGCGCAACGAAGAAGGCCTTGCGCTGAAGGTACACTTCGATCTCAAGGAAGCGCTGAACCTCCCCGAGGCGATCATGTCGGCGGATGAACTCGTCTTCCACGCGCCGGTGCGCATCGGAGACCGCGTGCGCAACTGGCAGGTCTTGCGTTCGTTGAGCGACTGGAAGACGACTCGGCTCGGGCGGGGCCGGTTCTGGTCGATCGAGGTCGTGTACGTGAATCAGGACCAAGAACTCCTGGTGCAGGAGAACATCACGGGCTTCGGCTATCGGAGGGAAAACTGATGCCAGTGACAGGCCATAGGACGATCGATCAGGTGACCAAGGGCGACGCTCTGCCGGAGCTCGCATACGATGTAACTGCGACGACCGTGGTCGCGGGGGCTCTGGCCACTCGCGATTTCCGTCCAATGCACCACGATCGCGATTTTGCGATCAACCGCAGTGGTGTGAAGGACATCTTCATGAATACGCCGAACCTCGCGCTCTGGTTCGAGCGCTACATCACCGACTGGACTGGACCGCTTGGCCGCCCGGGTCGTATGAAATTCCGCATGAAGGGCTCTGTGTTCGCGGGCGACCGTATGGTCTTTCGCGGCAAGGTCGAGAATATCGAGACCGACGCGACCGGTTGTGCCTGGGCGGACGTCTCGGTCGAGGTGGCTGTAGGCGATCAGGTCATGACCGCCTGCGATGCCCGCGTCGCCGTGCCCTCCACGCCCGACGACAATCCGTGGAAACGCCGCGGCGAAGACTGGAAGCCCTGAGACAGAAGACTTCCCGACGAATGATCACTGGATGAAACTGAAGGTCACTCTCGCGAATGGAGCGGGCGGCCTTCCCTGAATCACGCGTCTTTCATCGGGTCGATCACTTCGTCGCCGAAGCGCCTCATCACGTCGAGCTTGGTCTGCAAGCTCGCGTCTGGCCCTGCGGTGTAGCTGAAGGGATAGTTCACCGTTCCGTGCGCTCCGAGTTCAGAGAGTCGTGCATAGGTGTCGCGATCGGGCGGTGTGACCAATGGCACGATCGTTTCGAAATTCCCGCCCTCGCGTCCCGCCCGTTTTCGCAAATGGCTGATCTCGCCCAGCAACTCCGCCGCCTGATCGGGTGTGTTCCCCGCGCCTACCCAACCATCGCCCAGGTTGGCGCAACGCCTCAGTGCTGCGCGGCTCGCTCCACCGATCCAGATCGGAATCGGAGAACTCGCTACGGGACTCATCTGTAAGCGCGGGAAAGCGAAATTCTCTCCGCTGTGTTCGACGACCTGACCGCTCCAGAGCTTGCGCAGGATTTCGATGGATTCGTCGAAGCGCTTGCCGCGCTTTTCGAAGGGCACGCCGAGTACGTCGAACTCCTCGCGCATCCAACCGGCCCCCACGCCCAGGCTCACGCGATTATTGGACAGCACTGCAGCCGTGGAAACGGCCTTGGCGACTTCGAGCGGATTGTGCAGCGGCAGGACGTACACCATCGTCGAGAAGCGCAGGCGAGTGGTGACGGCCGCCATCGCCGAGATTGCCGCCCAGGGATCCGGGAACGGTGTCGTTCCCGTGAAGTCGGGGACGCCGTCTTCCGCGTACGGATATTTCGGCGCCATCTTCTCGGGGACGAAAACGTGTTCCGAAACCAGAACGCCTTCGAATCCCGCGTCTTCTGCGCCGCGTGCGAGTTCGAGCAGTTCCGTCGCCTCATTGAAGGAAAGAGCCTGCCAGAACTTCACGCGACGTCCCCTCTAGGCAAGTCAGAGTGCCCGGTATCGGAGCGATTCATCGAATCGATTCTAGCGCTATCCGCGACGGCTTGACGGTTTCGGCCCGGCGACGGACCATCGCACTATGAGCACTGCAGAGGCACTCGAAAAGCGAATTCAGGAACTCGAGGAGCGCCTTGCTGAGGTCGAAGACGTCCAGGCGATCCACAACCTGAAGTCGCGTTACGGCGCACTCGCCGATGCCCGCTACGACCGAAAGGGCGTACGGCCGCGAGCCGAACTGGAGCGGATTGCGAGTGAGATTACTCAGCTCTTCAGCGAGGATGCGATCTGGGATGGCGGCCCCGGTCTCGGTGTCTGCCAGGGACACGATGCGATCTACGCGCGCTTTCTCGAACCGACGCTCCTGTTTTCCTGGCACTACTTCGTGAAGCCTCGGATTCAGGTCGATGGCGATTGTGCGTCGGGCAGCTGGGACATCCTGGCTCCGTGTACCACCGCCGACGGTCGTCCACACTGGATGGCCGGAGCCGAGGACGACGAGTACCGGCGCGTGAACGGACACTGGCTGCACAGCGCCATGAAGTTGCGAGTCGCGTTCATGGCACCGCACGAGCGCGGCTGGATCGTCAAGCCCCCTTCGCGCTGAAGTTTCCTGCGGATCCGCTTGCGGCCGCGCGCAGATCTTCGCGCAGGCTGCGGCTGGCCAGCCAGAAAAAGAGTCCGGCCAGTCCACCCAGTAGCGCGACCACGACGAGGGAATAGCGGATGGCCAATTCCCCGTACTCGGCTGCCAGTAGATCGTTCAGAAAGCCCACGACCAGCGGTCCCAGACCGAGTCCCGCGAGGTTCAAGATGAACAGGAGAACGGCCGAAGATGTCGCGCGCATCTGAGGACGGGCCAGACCCTGGGCCATCGACCACAGGGGGCCTACATACATGGCGCCGAGTACATAGAAGGGAATGAAGCAGACCAGAGCGGAGACTCGCTCGGGCAGCAATAGGAAGCCGATCGCGAAGGGAACGCCGATCACCGAGACGAGTGCAGACAGGTACATATAGGCGCGAGCGTCGCGGGCGCCGAGGCGATCACCGATCACTCCACCGAGGTAGGCCCCCAGGCTTCCGCCGATCCCTACGACTGCGCCGAACCACAATCCGACCTCTGTGCCACTCATATCGTGAACGCGAAACAGGAAGGTCGGCCCCCAGATCAGGAATGCGTAGCCGGACACGGACTGGAAGCAGGCCGCGATCGTCAGCCAGACGTAGGCGCGACTGCGAAACAGGAAGCTCAATACTTCGCTGAGCACCGCAGGGGGCGGAGGTTCAGGCGTTTCCCAGTAACCCCGGGTCGGATCCTTGACGGTGGTCTTGACCAGCACGGCGATCGGCAGACCGGCGAGTCCCACGATCAGGAACGCCGTGCGCCAGTCGAAATGGTCGCGCACATAGCCACCGAAAAGATAGGCGATCGCCGAGCCCAGGTAGATCCCGGTGGCGTAGATGGAGAGCGCGGTCGCGCGACGTGACGGAGGAAACAAGTCGGCGATCAATGAATGTGATGGCGGACTGCCGCCCGCTTCCCCGATCCCCACGCCGACGCGCGCGAGCGCGAGTTGTAGCGTCGATCCCGCGAGTCCTGAAACGGCCGTCATGGCACTCCACACCGCGAGGCTCAGCGAGATGATGAAACTGCGCGAGCCGCGATCGGCCCAGCGAGCGATGGGAATGCCCGCGAGTGTGTAGAAGAGTACGAAGGCCAGTCCGGACAGTGCCCCCATCACCGTGTCGGAGACCTCGAGGTCCTCCTTGATGTCCTGGAGCAGAATCGAGAACACCTGGCGGTCGATGAAGTTGAACACGTAGACGACGAAGAGCACGCCCAGTACATAGCCGGAGTAAGAGCGGGAAAATTCCGGCTCGCGTTCGGAAGGCGTCGGTTCGGGTTCCGGGGTACTCATGAGCCGCGCGCTGGGAGTCCCGCGGCCGCGTAGATGGAGTCGATCACGCGCATGTTCGCAATCGAGTCCGCACCAGAAGTGAGGGCGGGTTCAGCAGAGCGAACCGCTTCGATGAAAGCGTCGAGCTGATGGTGGTAGGTCGTCTTGCTTTCGACGCTTTCCTCTCGCGTTCTCGACCCCGTGCTGAGACGGACTCTATGCCCCAGATGGGGCGCGAACGGATTCACGACTTCGAGTTCGGCGCGCGATCCACTCAGCTTGATCGTGGCGCCGCGGCTCGTTTCCGGGAGCATGGCGCAATACATGCGGGCTGTGATTCCAGAGGGAAAGCGCAGCTGGGCTTCCATCTCTACGTCGATACCCGGGGGATCTTGTTTGGCCGATGCAGCGAGAACTTCCGGCTCTTCGCCGATCAGCGAGCGCAGGAG
The bacterium genome window above contains:
- a CDS encoding CoA transferase; this translates as MRAEKHPRPNNATSGKPLDGVRILAAEQMQALPYATQLMSYLGAEVVKVEHPVTGESGRGAMPSLVDDDGRKVGATYLRNNLNKSSIGIDLKRPEGQALFKRLVPHFDVVAENFTPGSMERLGLGYDEIQKIDPRVIYLSISGFGHLTPSPYRTWPAYAPVAEAMAGLYEPKRVEGEPPQVVVAGALGDNASALFGVIGLLSALRHREVTGLGQHVDISMFDSMIAMCDMVPQLWSMGAPAGWATSGSIGIVAGFKATDGYFVMSIFREHHFEYLSQLVGHPEWCGDPRFETREGWAENTDSVIRPAVETWAADKTRLEACQELCEHGIAAGPSNLASDLVNDEHVAQRDMLIEVPRSDAEKPMLVAGNPVKLSRVEEGPIRRFPSLGQHTAEVLQNVLGIDDEALRTLSEDGVVSAASD
- a CDS encoding CoA transferase, with product MGSIYYTLRIVYYWPAVPTTPKLEGITVLDLSSVGPASRATRLLADYGARVIKLGPTARKGSVQVRPPFHSYGAGRGLQRMSLDLKSPGGKSAFLRLAEKADVVVESYRPGVVKRLGIDYESVRALNPGIVYCSTTGYGQEGPASTWAGHDINYLAMSGYLACTEPRSDGGPPIPGATVADSAGGGMHAVIAILAALVRRGIDGQGDYLDVAATDGVLSLMSLSVDQFLATGEEAAPRQVLLTGRYAFYDLYEARDGRWLSVGAIEPHFYRNLCKALSLERYADQQMNDELQDEIRAAFRAAFAQRDRDEWVAELAPADTCVAPVYTIPEVTRDTHLRERGLFMQAEHSEHGVFEQMAPMLAGTQRALPRHRVRDPESSDADALLAEVGLSREEIESLRADGAVE
- a CDS encoding MaoC family dehydratase, encoding MSEEIPAEVEAWIGQKRYVEEAEVEVERGFIQTSCVSAEYGNPLFWDEKQAKDITDGWIAPPTMISVWCRPLLWTPERNEEGLALKVHFDLKEALNLPEAIMSADELVFHAPVRIGDRVRNWQVLRSLSDWKTTRLGRGRFWSIEVVYVNQDQELLVQENITGFGYRREN
- a CDS encoding LLM class F420-dependent oxidoreductase — translated: MKFWQALSFNEATELLELARGAEDAGFEGVLVSEHVFVPEKMAPKYPYAEDGVPDFTGTTPFPDPWAAISAMAAVTTRLRFSTMVYVLPLHNPLEVAKAVSTAAVLSNNRVSLGVGAGWMREEFDVLGVPFEKRGKRFDESIEILRKLWSGQVVEHSGENFAFPRLQMSPVASSPIPIWIGGASRAALRRCANLGDGWVGAGNTPDQAAELLGEISHLRKRAGREGGNFETIVPLVTPPDRDTYARLSELGAHGTVNYPFSYTAGPDASLQTKLDVMRRFGDEVIDPMKDA
- a CDS encoding nuclear transport factor 2 family protein, giving the protein MSTAEALEKRIQELEERLAEVEDVQAIHNLKSRYGALADARYDRKGVRPRAELERIASEITQLFSEDAIWDGGPGLGVCQGHDAIYARFLEPTLLFSWHYFVKPRIQVDGDCASGSWDILAPCTTADGRPHWMAGAEDDEYRRVNGHWLHSAMKLRVAFMAPHERGWIVKPPSR
- a CDS encoding MFS transporter; this encodes MSTPEPEPTPSEREPEFSRSYSGYVLGVLFVVYVFNFIDRQVFSILLQDIKEDLEVSDTVMGALSGLAFVLFYTLAGIPIARWADRGSRSFIISLSLAVWSAMTAVSGLAGSTLQLALARVGVGIGEAGGSPPSHSLIADLFPPSRRATALSIYATGIYLGSAIAYLFGGYVRDHFDWRTAFLIVGLAGLPIAVLVKTTVKDPTRGYWETPEPPPPAVLSEVLSFLFRSRAYVWLTIAACFQSVSGYAFLIWGPTFLFRVHDMSGTEVGLWFGAVVGIGGSLGAYLGGVIGDRLGARDARAYMYLSALVSVIGVPFAIGFLLLPERVSALVCFIPFYVLGAMYVGPLWSMAQGLARPQMRATSSAVLLFILNLAGLGLGPLVVGFLNDLLAAEYGELAIRYSLVVVALLGGLAGLFFWLASRSLREDLRAAASGSAGNFSAKGA